One genomic segment of Rivularia sp. PCC 7116 includes these proteins:
- a CDS encoding NAD(P)/FAD-dependent oxidoreductase, whose translation MTDITVIGAGIAGLVCAQQLTQVGYSVKIIDKSRGVGGRVATRRLFETKADHGACYLKPKGEFSQRLVTLLSQKGDLEVWTDTLHVQENSSSLTANLQSSLPYTAPEGMNVIAKFLAQGLQINRGERVKKIDLNFQNQWHLTSQTNQEFTASSLVVAIPAPQAVMILESFAQNLLDNNFLEKLRGVEYYPAITVMAGYTESSAQPEWKAITFTQNSVLGWIGLDSSKRKNPTQPHFVIHSSADFAHKNFESEDLEQVGREILHNAASGVNLPWLNNPQWMQVHRWRYAFPKTPLQQTCLPAETSLPLVCCGDWCGGNLIESAILSGIAAAEHINCKLQQRELPGINFFDAL comes from the coding sequence ATGACTGATATTACTGTAATTGGTGCCGGAATCGCGGGTTTAGTTTGCGCTCAACAATTAACCCAAGTCGGATATTCGGTAAAGATAATAGATAAATCCCGTGGAGTGGGTGGAAGAGTTGCCACAAGACGTTTATTTGAAACAAAAGCGGATCATGGTGCTTGTTATCTCAAACCAAAAGGTGAATTTTCACAACGTTTGGTAACTTTACTTTCTCAAAAGGGCGATTTAGAAGTTTGGACTGACACTCTTCACGTTCAAGAAAATTCTTCATCTCTTACGGCTAACTTGCAATCATCTCTTCCCTACACCGCACCAGAAGGAATGAATGTTATAGCTAAATTTCTGGCACAAGGATTACAAATAAATCGCGGAGAACGTGTTAAAAAAATTGACCTTAATTTTCAAAATCAATGGCATTTAACTAGCCAAACTAATCAAGAATTTACAGCTTCTTCTTTAGTTGTTGCTATTCCAGCACCTCAAGCTGTAATGATATTGGAATCATTTGCTCAAAATTTATTAGATAATAATTTCCTAGAGAAATTACGAGGTGTTGAATATTACCCAGCTATTACCGTAATGGCAGGATATACCGAATCATCAGCACAACCTGAATGGAAAGCAATTACATTTACGCAAAATTCTGTATTGGGATGGATTGGGTTAGATAGCAGTAAAAGAAAAAATCCCACTCAACCTCATTTTGTCATTCATAGCAGCGCCGACTTTGCCCATAAAAATTTTGAATCGGAAGATTTAGAGCAAGTTGGAAGAGAAATATTACACAATGCCGCTTCGGGGGTAAACTTACCTTGGTTAAATAATCCCCAATGGATGCAAGTACACCGTTGGAGATATGCATTTCCCAAAACACCATTGCAACAAACTTGTTTACCAGCAGAAACATCTTTACCTTTAGTATGTTGTGGAGATTGGTGTGGTGGAAATCTCATCGAAAGTGCAATACTTTCCGGAATTGCAGCAGCCGAACACATTAACTGTAAACTTCAGCAGCGAGAATTACCAGGAATTAATTTTTTTGATGCTTTGTAG
- a CDS encoding YaaW family protein, which yields MDELRAALELATEEELQDLTAILFSRKFNPLDYLQTPEPIEVQSQNRQAWLDAIEERFCFLAADGMTVLRGRSQQITYREALIGVCKYLKISYADDLTTVDLEAEVFLHLLGKVWKKLPAGEKRKLTNKVRQHLIKSELNEPLPLALQKDPLGLIFKGGSAIAVTSVIQPMLLKQITRQFATHFATYQVAKQAAITGSNAAAKQFGGYATSQIARRGMAVSAARYGAVRSLFAFVGPMMWAWFFADLGWRAIATNYGRIIPTIFALAQIRLTRDECWEMA from the coding sequence TTGGATGAATTAAGGGCAGCGCTAGAATTAGCTACCGAAGAAGAATTACAGGATTTGACTGCAATTTTATTTAGTCGTAAGTTTAATCCTTTGGATTACCTGCAAACACCAGAACCTATAGAAGTACAAAGCCAAAATCGTCAGGCTTGGCTGGATGCGATTGAAGAACGTTTTTGCTTTTTGGCAGCCGATGGAATGACAGTATTGCGGGGGCGCAGCCAGCAGATTACTTACCGCGAGGCTTTGATTGGGGTATGTAAATATTTAAAAATTTCTTATGCTGATGACTTGACAACCGTTGATTTAGAAGCTGAAGTATTTTTGCATCTTTTAGGAAAAGTTTGGAAAAAATTACCAGCCGGTGAGAAAAGAAAGTTAACTAATAAAGTACGACAGCATTTAATAAAATCCGAACTTAACGAACCCTTACCTTTAGCTTTACAAAAAGACCCTTTAGGTTTAATTTTTAAAGGCGGCAGTGCAATAGCCGTAACTTCGGTTATTCAGCCAATGTTGCTCAAACAAATTACCCGTCAATTTGCAACTCATTTCGCTACTTATCAAGTTGCAAAACAAGCAGCAATTACAGGTAGTAATGCTGCGGCAAAACAGTTTGGGGGTTATGCAACCTCACAAATTGCCCGTCGAGGTATGGCGGTAAGTGCAGCCCGTTATGGTGCTGTCAGAAGCTTATTTGCATTTGTCGGTCCGATGATGTGGGCTTGGTTTTTCGCCGACTTAGGATGGAGAGCGATCGCTACAAATTACGGACGAATTATTCCGACTATTTTCGCGTTGGCGCAAATTCGTCTGACTCGCGATGAATGTTGGGAAATGGCATAG
- a CDS encoding O-antigen ligase, producing the protein MKKIWSYLRHPDPKLRFSWYCLQLGIFIFPLFPALAAIGLLLSALIPFGQNFRKIIKYPLYRGFIFLSIFLLITVVFAADKITAFFGLFNLLPFFFLFAGLSNLIQTTWQLQRISWILSINSLPIVFIGIGQLFLGWSSSELWNSIFGWNLLAGGNPPNRMASVFMYANILAGYLAIVFILSLGLWLQEWRRFRRKQGDKEEFSPPTLLFLTFAVITNFAGLILTNSRNAWVIALVACLAYALYQGWRLIVAFVMGIAGSVILAAFAPSPIAELFRKIVPAFFWARFNDQLHPDRPVALMRTTQWNFAWDLTLQRPFTGWGLRSFSQIYETKMNLWLGHPHNLFLMLSAETGLIATLLFCSLLGWIFIKGIYLLRVIPEQDKLIFFSYLLVFIGWILFNTVDVTLFDFRLNTVSWLILGAIYGVSIGHRA; encoded by the coding sequence ATGAAAAAAATATGGTCGTATTTACGACATCCAGATCCTAAGTTAAGATTTTCGTGGTATTGCTTGCAATTAGGGATATTTATCTTTCCTTTGTTTCCAGCTTTGGCTGCTATAGGTTTATTACTAAGTGCTTTAATTCCTTTTGGGCAAAATTTTCGTAAAATTATTAAATATCCTTTGTATCGAGGATTTATTTTTTTAAGTATATTTTTGCTAATAACCGTTGTTTTCGCTGCGGATAAAATCACGGCTTTTTTTGGTTTATTTAATTTACTACCCTTCTTTTTCTTATTCGCTGGTTTGAGTAACTTAATTCAAACAACTTGGCAATTACAACGCATTTCCTGGATTTTAAGTATAAATTCTCTACCTATCGTATTTATCGGTATCGGACAATTATTTTTAGGATGGAGTAGTTCAGAATTATGGAATAGTATCTTCGGTTGGAACCTCCTAGCTGGAGGAAACCCACCTAACCGCATGGCTTCTGTTTTTATGTACGCCAATATTTTAGCCGGTTATTTAGCCATAGTTTTTATATTAAGTTTGGGTTTATGGCTGCAAGAATGGCGAAGATTTAGAAGAAAACAAGGAGACAAAGAAGAATTTTCTCCCCCCACTCTCCTCTTCCTCACCTTCGCGGTAATAACCAACTTCGCAGGATTAATCCTAACTAATTCTCGTAATGCATGGGTAATAGCTTTGGTTGCTTGTTTGGCTTATGCTTTGTACCAAGGTTGGCGGTTAATTGTAGCTTTTGTAATGGGGATTGCTGGTAGCGTGATTTTGGCTGCTTTTGCTCCTTCACCAATTGCAGAGTTATTTCGTAAGATTGTTCCGGCTTTCTTCTGGGCGCGTTTCAACGACCAATTACACCCAGATCGACCTGTAGCTTTAATGCGTACCACTCAATGGAATTTTGCCTGGGATTTAACCTTACAGCGTCCTTTCACCGGTTGGGGGTTACGTAGTTTCTCCCAGATATATGAGACTAAAATGAATCTTTGGCTTGGTCATCCCCACAACTTATTTTTAATGCTGTCTGCCGAAACTGGATTGATTGCAACGCTGTTATTTTGCAGTTTACTGGGCTGGATATTTATTAAAGGTATTTATTTGCTCCGAGTGATTCCCGAGCAAGACAAATTAATCTTTTTTAGTTATTTACTAGTATTTATCGGCTGGATACTTTTCAATACCGTTGATGTAACGCTGTTTGATTTTCGCTTAAATACTGTTTCCTGGTTAATCTTGGGTGCGATTTATGGAGTTAGCATTGGGCATAGGGCATAG
- the sir gene encoding sulfite reductase, ferredoxin dependent: MVKSAPPENTNRKSSKLEGIKERSNFLREPVATEIQEDTNRFSEEAIQILKFHGSYQQDNRDNRAPGQEKDYQMMLRTRNPGGFIPPQLYLTLDKLSDDYGNHTMRITTRQGFQLHGILKKNLKATIAAIVKNMGSTLGACGDLNRNVMAPAAPFKNKPEYQYAIEYADKIADLLTPQTGAYYEIWLDGEKAISAEESPEVKAARDRNGTGTIFHDSPEPIYGTHYMPRKFKISVTVPGDNSIDLYTQDLSLVVITDDNSQLQGFNVFCGGGLGRTHNKEETFARKADEIGYVSKEDVYDLVKAIVATQRDYGDRVQRRHARLKYLINDWGVDKFRSKVEEYFGKSVEPFRQLPDFKYYDYLGWNEQGDGKLFLGISIENGRVKDEGSFQLKTALRKIVEQFNLDIRLTANHNLIFLDIEPDKKSAIEEILQNHGINSDPEKIEPLVRYAMACPALPTCGLAIAESERAIPGILDRIRKLLNSLGLQKESFVVRMTGCPNGCARPYMAELGFVGSAPDTYQLWLGGCPNQTRLAQPYMQKLKAEELEKQLEPMFAYFKESKETEESFGDFCNRVGFDAIREYAGSYKPKSSTIGKKLRHRVTVRDDVYDKLKQASESQGKPMTEMVNEAIKAYLEAE; the protein is encoded by the coding sequence ATGGTTAAGTCCGCTCCTCCCGAAAACACAAACCGTAAATCTTCTAAGCTTGAAGGAATCAAGGAACGCAGCAATTTTCTGCGCGAACCTGTTGCTACTGAGATTCAGGAAGATACTAATCGCTTTAGTGAAGAAGCGATACAGATTCTCAAGTTTCACGGTTCTTATCAGCAAGATAATCGCGATAATCGCGCTCCTGGACAAGAAAAAGATTATCAAATGATGCTGCGAACCCGGAATCCGGGGGGGTTTATTCCACCGCAGTTGTATTTAACTTTAGATAAGCTTTCGGATGATTACGGAAACCACACGATGCGGATAACGACTCGTCAAGGTTTCCAACTGCACGGAATTTTAAAGAAGAATCTCAAAGCAACTATTGCCGCGATTGTCAAAAACATGGGTTCCACTTTAGGTGCTTGTGGAGACTTGAATCGTAACGTGATGGCACCTGCGGCTCCTTTTAAAAATAAACCAGAATATCAATACGCTATCGAGTACGCGGATAAAATAGCCGATTTACTTACACCGCAAACTGGCGCTTATTACGAAATTTGGCTCGATGGTGAAAAGGCTATCAGCGCTGAAGAAAGTCCGGAGGTAAAAGCCGCACGCGATCGCAACGGTACGGGAACGATTTTTCACGATTCTCCCGAACCGATTTACGGTACCCATTACATGCCGCGCAAGTTTAAAATTAGCGTTACGGTACCTGGTGATAATAGCATTGACCTTTATACTCAAGATTTATCGTTGGTGGTAATTACCGATGATAATTCACAGTTGCAGGGTTTCAATGTTTTTTGTGGTGGTGGTTTGGGAAGAACTCACAACAAGGAAGAAACTTTTGCTAGAAAAGCTGATGAGATTGGTTATGTCTCTAAAGAAGACGTTTACGATTTAGTTAAAGCTATTGTTGCTACTCAAAGAGATTATGGTGACAGAGTTCAAAGAAGACACGCTCGTCTGAAGTATTTAATTAATGATTGGGGTGTAGACAAATTCCGTTCCAAGGTTGAGGAATATTTTGGTAAGTCTGTTGAACCTTTTAGACAATTACCTGATTTTAAATATTACGACTATCTCGGTTGGAACGAACAAGGCGATGGAAAACTGTTTTTAGGAATTTCCATCGAAAACGGTAGAGTTAAAGATGAAGGCTCCTTCCAACTCAAAACTGCACTGCGAAAAATAGTTGAGCAATTCAATTTAGATATTCGATTGACAGCCAATCATAATCTGATATTCCTCGATATTGAACCAGATAAAAAATCAGCTATCGAAGAAATACTGCAAAATCACGGTATTAATAGCGACCCCGAAAAAATTGAACCACTGGTACGCTATGCAATGGCTTGTCCCGCACTTCCCACCTGTGGATTAGCGATCGCTGAATCTGAGAGAGCAATTCCCGGCATTCTGGATAGAATTCGTAAACTTTTAAATAGTTTAGGTTTACAAAAAGAGAGTTTTGTGGTGAGGATGACCGGCTGTCCCAACGGTTGCGCTCGCCCTTACATGGCAGAATTAGGCTTCGTTGGTAGCGCACCGGATACATATCAGTTGTGGTTGGGAGGTTGTCCAAATCAAACTCGGTTAGCACAGCCATATATGCAGAAATTGAAAGCTGAAGAATTAGAAAAGCAGCTAGAGCCTATGTTTGCTTACTTTAAAGAAAGTAAAGAGACAGAAGAGAGTTTTGGAGACTTTTGCAATCGAGTTGGATTTGATGCAATTCGCGAATATGCCGGGAGCTATAAACCGAAAAGTAGCACTATTGGCAAGAAATTGAGACATAGAGTCACCGTAAGAGACGACGTTTACGACAAACTCAAACAAGCATCTGAGAGTCAGGGTAAACCCATGACTGAGATGGTGAATGAAGCGATAAAGGCTTACTTGGAAGCTGAGTAA
- a CDS encoding DUF4351 domain-containing protein, producing the protein MAYDNTCKYLAETYPEEFAKWLLSTDTSNIQVLKTELNLEPIRADSVTFLQTSNQILHIEFQTQPQSTPPLDFRMLSYYVILKKQYGCDIEQVIVFLQPSNSEMVFKTEYVDKNTRHKYRVIRLWEEDSAPLLNNPALLPLAALAKSNSPESLLQQVANAVDMIEESEEQKNISACTQILAGLRFDRSLINQLFREEIMQESVIYQDIIQRGEQRGKKQEALQLITRLLTRRISNLNSEIQQRINALSTTQLEDLGEALLDFTSQNDLTSWLDNNS; encoded by the coding sequence TTGGCTTACGACAACACCTGCAAATACCTCGCGGAAACCTACCCCGAAGAGTTCGCTAAATGGCTGCTCTCTACCGATACCTCAAATATCCAAGTACTCAAAACCGAACTTAACCTCGAACCAATCCGCGCTGATTCGGTTACATTCCTGCAAACTTCCAACCAAATTTTACACATTGAATTTCAAACCCAACCACAATCAACACCTCCTCTCGATTTCCGAATGCTCAGCTACTACGTCATACTCAAAAAACAATATGGGTGTGACATCGAACAAGTAATTGTTTTCTTACAACCGAGCAATTCGGAAATGGTTTTCAAGACAGAATATGTAGACAAAAATACCCGTCACAAATATCGAGTAATTCGCTTATGGGAAGAAGATTCCGCACCTTTATTAAATAATCCCGCACTTCTACCGCTCGCAGCACTAGCAAAAAGCAATTCACCCGAAAGCTTATTACAGCAAGTTGCAAATGCGGTAGATATGATTGAGGAAAGCGAAGAACAAAAAAATATATCAGCCTGCACCCAAATCTTAGCCGGATTACGATTTGACAGAAGTTTAATCAATCAACTATTTAGAGAGGAAATTATGCAAGAATCAGTGATTTATCAGGATATTATTCAAAGAGGAGAGCAACGGGGGAAGAAACAAGAAGCGCTGCAACTAATTACACGCCTACTTACCCGTCGTATTAGTAACTTGAATTCAGAAATTCAACAGCGAATAAATGCTTTATCTACAACTCAATTAGAAGACTTAGGAGAAGCACTGTTAGATTTTACCAGCCAAAACGATTTAACCAGCTGGTTGGATAACAATTCCTAA
- a CDS encoding CHAT domain-containing protein, whose protein sequence is MNQQRWDAYLNLIQQLLSCTNGKEGEILRENQDLLDAKFLQVMEAVARVMSEEGNEDTANYLRNLGNKLVEGFNLSYNLPYTTQKNEITQSVIDTYLGFLLEVLQAMEESKGNKDVLYPLLIANTDKLDNKFAEILWRWCTVTLILERDSKTIFPPNIVTQIEQLRDEIAKGQYKIQNSTSENPTALAQQLQELRQQKKNLEDKYLPVGSGFSFKEFQKKLDRNKAVIEWYITNTGLETFIITSDNLQRFNSSTSTGNLKAFTDWNFNYLDAYYSNKDEWKDNLFSRLNQLAQILNIEEILQLVPNNCSHLTLIPHRYLHLLPLHALPLSDSSFLCDKFADGVSYAPSCQLLQQLNLRQRVDFNSLFAIQNPTEDLDYTDLEVETISSLFTDKEILSKKQATQTALSQASSQIQQANYLHFSCHGTFNLETPQNSCLLLAGADENDKLDLKKCLTLGKLFERDFNLSQCRLVVLSACETGLIDFQNTSDEYIGLPSGFLYAGSSSVVSSLWTVNDLSTSFLMIKFIQNLKNIENISVPVALNQAQTWLREATKEDLQEWTSNLQLNNLRQVQLMLFFKQIEANSKPFQSPFYWAAFTAVGN, encoded by the coding sequence ATGAACCAACAGCGCTGGGATGCTTACCTCAATTTGATTCAACAATTGCTGAGTTGTACAAATGGGAAAGAAGGAGAAATATTACGGGAAAATCAAGATTTACTTGATGCTAAGTTTTTGCAGGTCATGGAAGCTGTTGCAAGGGTGATGTCGGAGGAAGGAAATGAAGATACTGCCAACTATTTAAGGAATTTAGGAAATAAGTTGGTGGAAGGATTCAACCTTAGTTATAATCTTCCTTATACTACACAAAAAAATGAAATTACACAGAGTGTAATCGATACCTATTTAGGATTTTTACTTGAAGTGCTGCAAGCAATGGAGGAAAGTAAAGGTAATAAAGATGTCCTTTACCCTTTGTTGATAGCAAATACAGATAAACTTGATAACAAATTTGCTGAAATATTGTGGCGGTGGTGTACTGTAACCCTCATCCTTGAACGCGATTCTAAAACTATCTTCCCCCCAAATATAGTTACCCAAATAGAACAACTCCGAGACGAAATAGCCAAAGGACAATACAAAATCCAAAACAGCACATCCGAAAATCCTACAGCTTTAGCCCAACAACTTCAGGAATTACGACAACAGAAGAAGAATTTAGAAGATAAATATTTACCCGTTGGCTCAGGTTTCAGTTTCAAAGAATTCCAAAAAAAATTAGACCGAAATAAAGCAGTTATTGAATGGTACATTACCAATACAGGCTTAGAGACTTTTATTATTACCTCCGATAATCTTCAAAGATTTAACTCATCTACATCCACTGGTAATTTAAAAGCTTTTACCGATTGGAATTTCAATTATTTGGATGCATATTACAGTAATAAAGATGAATGGAAAGACAATCTCTTTTCTCGTCTCAATCAACTTGCTCAAATTTTAAATATAGAAGAAATTCTCCAGCTAGTTCCAAACAATTGCTCTCACCTAACTCTAATTCCCCATCGCTACCTACATTTATTACCACTCCACGCATTACCTTTATCCGATAGTAGCTTTTTATGCGATAAATTCGCCGATGGTGTAAGTTATGCTCCCAGTTGCCAACTTCTACAACAACTGAATTTACGACAAAGAGTTGATTTTAATTCCCTATTCGCAATCCAAAACCCTACAGAAGATTTAGATTACACCGATTTAGAAGTAGAAACGATTTCATCGCTATTTACTGACAAAGAAATACTATCGAAAAAACAAGCTACTCAAACAGCTTTATCTCAAGCTTCATCACAAATACAACAAGCGAATTATCTCCACTTTTCCTGTCACGGTACGTTTAACCTAGAAACACCACAAAATTCTTGTTTACTCTTAGCTGGTGCAGATGAAAATGATAAATTAGATTTAAAGAAATGCTTAACTTTAGGTAAATTATTTGAACGAGATTTTAATCTTAGTCAATGTCGTCTTGTCGTTCTTTCAGCTTGTGAAACTGGTTTAATTGATTTCCAGAATACCAGCGACGAATACATCGGTTTACCCAGCGGTTTCCTATATGCTGGGAGTTCGAGCGTAGTTAGTAGTTTATGGACGGTAAATGATTTATCAACGTCTTTTTTAATGATAAAATTTATTCAAAATCTCAAGAATATAGAAAATATTTCGGTACCAGTTGCTTTAAATCAAGCTCAAACTTGGTTAAGGGAAGCAACAAAAGAAGATTTACAGGAATGGACGAGCAATTTACAATTAAATAATTTGCGACAAGTACAGTTAATGCTATTCTTCAAGCAAATAGAAGCAAACAGTAAACCTTTTCAATCACCATTCTATTGGGCTGCATTTACTGCTGTTGGTAATTAG
- a CDS encoding DUF389 domain-containing protein, translated as MLLFIKNFSRWGKLKLTELWNSNSGDWHWLAEKPMPIAGINRKLWRGAVPSLTFYTLLALSGIISTFGLLANSAATIIGAMIIAPLMGPIIAIAYSIVSGNQRLLKRSGFTLFKGVLLTVGISIVITKLVGIRTFGSEIMGRTSPTLLDLGVALAAGAAGGFALTRRSIANALPGVAISVALVPPLSVVGIGLGMNSNSVAAGSGLLFLANLAGIIFSGSLIFLAHNYGSFEKARHGLVISVFSLIMLGLPLGLSLEKFLVKEHTRRSIEYLLFRQTETFSRSDIRRIKVEQDGEKLLVYMEITAPLNSFSQQQVQLVKQILEDDLNKPLTLNVKVIPTQEYIAN; from the coding sequence ATGCTGCTATTTATTAAAAATTTTAGTCGTTGGGGTAAGCTTAAGTTAACCGAATTGTGGAACAGTAACAGCGGTGATTGGCATTGGTTAGCAGAGAAGCCCATGCCTATAGCTGGGATTAACCGCAAGTTATGGAGAGGTGCTGTACCGTCGTTAACTTTCTATACTTTGCTAGCTTTATCGGGGATTATATCAACTTTTGGACTATTAGCAAATAGTGCAGCCACTATAATTGGTGCGATGATTATTGCTCCTTTAATGGGACCGATAATTGCGATCGCTTACAGTATTGTATCGGGAAACCAGCGTTTATTAAAGCGTTCGGGTTTTACTTTGTTCAAAGGTGTATTGCTGACAGTTGGTATTTCTATAGTTATTACAAAATTAGTCGGTATCAGAACTTTTGGCTCTGAAATTATGGGACGTACCAGCCCTACATTATTAGATTTAGGTGTAGCATTAGCAGCAGGAGCTGCCGGTGGTTTTGCTCTAACCAGACGCAGTATTGCCAATGCTTTACCGGGAGTTGCCATCTCTGTAGCTTTAGTTCCACCTTTGAGTGTTGTAGGAATTGGTTTGGGTATGAATTCAAATTCCGTTGCTGCTGGCTCCGGGCTTTTGTTTCTCGCCAACTTAGCTGGTATTATCTTTAGTGGCTCTTTAATATTTTTAGCTCACAATTACGGTTCTTTTGAAAAAGCTCGCCACGGATTAGTAATATCGGTATTCTCTTTGATTATGCTTGGTTTACCATTGGGTTTATCCTTAGAAAAGTTTTTAGTTAAAGAACATACCCGTCGCAGCATCGAATATCTACTTTTCCGTCAAACCGAAACTTTTTCACGTTCGGATATTAGAAGAATTAAAGTTGAGCAAGATGGAGAGAAGCTTTTAGTATATATGGAAATAACCGCTCCATTAAATTCCTTTTCACAACAACAGGTACAGTTAGTTAAACAAATTTTGGAAGATGATTTAAATAAGCCCCTAACTTTAAACGTAAAGGTAATTCCCACTCAGGAATATATCGCTAATTAA
- a CDS encoding 16S rRNA (uracil(1498)-N(3))-methyltransferase, whose translation MKNVQRITINPNQIQDKLVTLTSPQQHYLYRVLRLQKGDKFIAMDGMGKWWLSQLNTTDAQILQEITVDNELPIAVNLIVALPKGNGFDDIVRCCTELGVTCIAPVIGDRTLLKPSSQKLQRWKRIASEAAEQSERTKIPEILEPVDFKQSLSSFQNLEKYICVARGDSPHLLHYLQNHDNKEVVIATGTEGGWTEKEIEIALGNGFKTASLGNRILRAVTAPIFAMSLISGVSEV comes from the coding sequence ATAAAAAACGTGCAACGCATCACCATCAACCCCAATCAAATTCAAGATAAGCTAGTAACTTTAACTTCACCACAACAGCATTATCTATATAGAGTATTGCGGTTGCAAAAAGGTGACAAATTTATTGCAATGGATGGCATGGGTAAATGGTGGCTATCTCAACTCAATACTACTGACGCACAAATATTACAGGAAATAACTGTCGATAATGAATTACCAATAGCCGTAAACCTTATAGTAGCCTTACCCAAAGGAAACGGCTTTGATGATATCGTCCGTTGTTGTACTGAATTAGGAGTAACCTGTATTGCACCAGTAATCGGCGATCGCACCTTATTAAAACCCAGTTCCCAAAAACTCCAACGGTGGAAAAGAATCGCTTCTGAAGCCGCAGAGCAATCGGAAAGAACTAAAATACCTGAGATTTTAGAGCCAGTTGATTTTAAACAAAGTTTGTCATCATTTCAGAATCTAGAAAAATACATTTGCGTAGCTCGTGGAGATTCCCCTCATTTACTCCATTACTTGCAAAATCACGACAATAAAGAAGTAGTAATTGCCACAGGTACTGAAGGCGGATGGACTGAAAAAGAAATTGAAATAGCTCTAGGAAATGGTTTCAAAACAGCTTCATTAGGAAATCGCATCCTCCGCGCTGTTACAGCACCTATTTTTGCTATGTCCCTAATTTCTGGGGTAAGTGAAGTATAA
- a CDS encoding tol-pal system YbgF family protein, with protein MIDKVASAFEKKDYRTAANLLKQLLKESPDNLQVQLYVGKLHEVSGKHDKAEKIYRQLLRDSTNNKIITQARQGLQRLEEIEKQQKQDAIAKATSNPENQEAAVLIFEPITNELKKSAAQKLASIIGIDTYTARLSLPSRGWRLYRSGAFGELQYYAEQLLNSGIPCFYSTLAQINKIEVFQVHYFQDFANRVTAVCENQDKQLGSLEFKWSEVTAQVQGLLPIFEEVVDLNFRGKLQRKTQTQDYFHFCDLHIPGRNCILRIYDNGYNFNKGVAISPQNSQNTIRINWNNLLNYLKTKLPQVKIWSDFTPFAETCIDQTDVFNKIQSHIYIIRREKTNWDTAFQLYSGLIFTKGE; from the coding sequence ATGATTGACAAAGTTGCATCTGCATTTGAAAAAAAAGATTATCGTACAGCAGCTAATTTATTAAAACAATTATTAAAAGAATCTCCAGATAACCTCCAGGTACAGCTTTATGTGGGGAAATTACACGAAGTATCCGGCAAACATGACAAAGCTGAAAAAATTTACCGTCAACTATTGCGCGATAGTACAAATAATAAAATAATTACCCAAGCACGTCAGGGTTTGCAGCGATTAGAAGAAATTGAAAAGCAGCAAAAACAAGACGCGATCGCAAAGGCAACATCCAACCCCGAAAATCAAGAAGCTGCTGTATTAATTTTTGAACCTATTACTAACGAGTTGAAAAAATCAGCAGCACAAAAATTAGCCAGCATTATCGGAATAGATACTTATACTGCTAGATTATCATTACCCAGTCGCGGTTGGCGGTTGTATCGTAGCGGCGCTTTCGGAGAATTACAATATTACGCAGAGCAGTTATTAAATTCCGGTATTCCCTGCTTTTACAGTACCTTAGCTCAAATTAACAAAATCGAAGTTTTTCAAGTTCATTATTTCCAAGATTTTGCGAATCGTGTTACCGCAGTATGTGAAAATCAAGATAAGCAACTTGGTTCCTTAGAATTCAAATGGTCGGAAGTTACCGCACAAGTACAAGGATTGTTACCAATTTTTGAAGAAGTTGTAGATTTAAACTTTAGAGGTAAATTACAGCGCAAAACCCAAACTCAAGATTATTTCCATTTCTGCGATTTACATATACCTGGTAGAAACTGTATTTTAAGGATTTACGACAACGGTTATAACTTTAACAAGGGAGTCGCAATCTCTCCTCAAAACAGCCAAAACACAATTAGAATTAACTGGAATAATTTACTCAACTATCTCAAAACTAAATTACCACAAGTCAAAATTTGGTCGGATTTTACCCCCTTCGCCGAAACATGCATCGATCAAACCGACGTTTTCAACAAAATTCAATCCCATATTTACATAATTCGCAGAGAAAAAACTAATTGGGATACAGCTTTTCAACTATACAGTGGTTTGATTTTTACCAAAGGTGAGTAG